One genomic window of Parabacteroides pacaensis includes the following:
- a CDS encoding DNA-directed RNA polymerase subunit omega encodes MDYRKSNAPTTTVTRDMIKLCEDTGNVYETVMIVAKRANQISVEMKQDLEKKLQEFASYNDNLEEVFENREQIEISRYYEKLPKSTLIAAQEYEEGKVYFKNPAKDKNNF; translated from the coding sequence ATGGATTACAGAAAGTCTAATGCTCCTACTACAACAGTAACTCGTGACATGATTAAATTGTGCGAAGATACTGGCAATGTGTATGAGACAGTTATGATTGTTGCAAAACGTGCCAATCAGATCAGTGTTGAAATGAAACAAGACCTGGAAAAAAAGTTACAGGAATTTGCTTCTTACAACGATAATCTGGAAGAAGTTTTTGAAAACCGGGAACAAATAGAAATTTCTCGTTATTATGAGAAATTGCCTAAATCAACTTTGATTGCAGCACAAGAATATGAAGAAGGCAAAGTATATTTTAAAAATCCTGCCAAAGATAAGAATAACTTTTAA
- a CDS encoding DUF4293 domain-containing protein, producing the protein MLQRIQTVYLLIITALMVSVLFLPLASIQVADTFYTFDATGISAVSTQTELVYPIWALFALTSVIALIALITIFLYKKRVLQIRLSIFNGILMVGFYALFAFFVYNLKGIMKAEDVDVTFKIALSFPLISLILDYLAIRNIGADEMLVRSLNRLR; encoded by the coding sequence ATGTTACAAAGAATACAAACAGTTTATTTACTTATCATTACGGCATTAATGGTAAGTGTTTTATTTTTGCCGTTAGCCTCTATACAGGTTGCCGATACATTTTATACTTTCGATGCAACGGGAATAAGTGCAGTGTCTACTCAAACAGAATTGGTATACCCTATTTGGGCATTATTCGCACTTACTTCTGTAATTGCTTTAATTGCCTTGATCACTATTTTTCTTTATAAAAAAAGAGTATTGCAGATTCGGCTAAGCATATTTAATGGTATTTTAATGGTGGGCTTCTATGCATTGTTTGCATTTTTTGTATATAATTTGAAAGGGATAATGAAAGCGGAAGATGTGGATGTAACATTCAAAATCGCTTTATCATTTCCTCTTATTTCACTTATTTTGGACTATTTGGCGATCCGGAATATCGGAGCTGATGAAATGCTGGTTCGTTCCCTTAATAGGTTGAGATAA
- a CDS encoding 1-deoxy-D-xylulose-5-phosphate reductoisomerase gives MKRQLAILGSTGSIGTQALEVVSEHPDLFEVYALTANNQVDLLVEQAHKYMPEVVVIANEKKYPELKEALEDLPVKVWAGSEAITQIVQAEPIDMVLTAMVGYAGLKPTIQAIKSGKAIALANKETLVVGGELITSLANEYKVPVLPVDSEHSAIFQCLAGEWDNPIEKVLLTASGGPFRTKTIEELATVTKEQALKHPNWVMGAKVTIDSATLMNKGFEMIEAKWLFGLKPEQVQVVIHPQSVIHSMVQFEDGSIKAQLGIPSMKLPIAYAFSYPKRLKSGLPRLDFMHYGQFTFEEPDLNRFPNLAFAYEAIRKGGNMPCIMNAANEIVVAAFLRDEISFPQMSEVIEQTMRKASFVGTPTYEDYVATDKEARKIAIELF, from the coding sequence ATGAAAAGACAATTAGCAATATTAGGATCTACCGGTTCGATCGGTACACAAGCATTGGAAGTAGTAAGTGAACATCCTGATTTATTTGAAGTGTATGCACTTACTGCTAATAATCAGGTAGATTTGTTAGTAGAGCAGGCGCATAAATATATGCCGGAAGTAGTAGTGATTGCTAATGAAAAAAAATATCCGGAGTTAAAAGAAGCTTTGGAAGATTTACCTGTGAAAGTATGGGCAGGTAGTGAGGCAATAACGCAGATAGTCCAGGCAGAGCCTATCGATATGGTGCTTACGGCAATGGTAGGATATGCAGGATTGAAACCGACTATCCAAGCCATAAAATCAGGTAAGGCAATTGCCTTGGCGAACAAAGAAACATTAGTAGTAGGAGGAGAGTTGATCACTTCCTTGGCAAATGAGTATAAAGTGCCGGTTTTGCCGGTAGATTCCGAACATTCGGCTATTTTTCAATGTCTGGCAGGAGAATGGGACAATCCGATAGAAAAGGTATTACTTACTGCTTCCGGAGGCCCGTTTCGTACCAAAACAATAGAAGAGCTTGCTACTGTTACGAAAGAGCAGGCTTTAAAACATCCTAACTGGGTAATGGGAGCCAAGGTTACCATTGATTCTGCTACTTTGATGAATAAAGGATTTGAGATGATTGAAGCTAAATGGTTATTCGGATTAAAGCCGGAGCAAGTGCAGGTAGTGATACATCCCCAATCGGTTATTCATTCGATGGTGCAGTTTGAAGATGGTTCCATAAAGGCGCAATTAGGTATTCCCAGTATGAAGTTGCCGATAGCTTATGCTTTTTCGTATCCGAAGAGATTAAAAAGTGGGCTTCCTCGGCTGGACTTTATGCACTATGGACAATTTACTTTCGAAGAACCGGATCTGAATCGTTTTCCTAATTTAGCATTTGCTTACGAAGCAATTCGGAAAGGTGGAAACATGCCTTGTATTATGAATGCTGCCAATGAAATAGTAGTAGCCGCTTTCTTAAGAGATGAAATCAGTTTTCCCCAAATGAGTGAAGTGATAGAACAAACCATGCGAAAAGCTTCGTTTGTTGGGACTCCTACTTATGAGGATTATGTAGCGACTGATAAGGAGGCGCGGAAAATAGCAATAGAATTGTTTTAA
- the murA gene encoding UDP-N-acetylglucosamine 1-carboxyvinyltransferase, with protein sequence MASFVIEGGYRLSGEIIPQGAKNEALQVICAVLLTPEKVTIRNVPDILDVNNLIQLFREMGVKVERLTTDTYTFQADNINLDYLNTEDFIRKSTALRGSIMIVGPLVARFGKALIPKPGGDKIGRRRLDTHFVGIQKLGAQFSYNEARQVYEIKADRLKGTYMLLEEASVTGTANILMASVLAEGKTTIYNAACEPYLQQLSAMLIEMGARITGVGSNLLTIEGVSSLKGCTHTILPDMIEVGSFIGMAAMTGSDITIKNVSYDKLGIIPESFRRLGITVEQREDDIHVPTHDSYEIDTFIDGSIMTIADAPWPGLTPDLLSVFLVVATQAVGSVLIHQKMFESRLFFVDKLIDMGAQIILCDPHRATVIGLGNRFKLRGSNLVSPDIRAGIALLIAAMSAEGTSRIHNIDQIDRGYQNIDKRLNSIGARITRL encoded by the coding sequence ATGGCTTCATTTGTTATAGAAGGTGGCTACCGTTTATCGGGGGAAATTATTCCGCAAGGTGCAAAGAACGAGGCTTTACAGGTAATTTGTGCGGTTTTGCTTACGCCGGAAAAAGTTACTATCCGGAATGTACCCGATATTTTAGATGTAAATAATCTTATCCAGTTATTCCGGGAAATGGGAGTGAAGGTAGAGCGCCTGACTACGGATACGTATACTTTTCAAGCAGATAATATCAATCTTGATTATCTGAATACGGAAGATTTTATTCGGAAAAGTACAGCGTTACGGGGATCTATCATGATTGTAGGTCCGTTGGTTGCACGTTTTGGAAAAGCTTTGATTCCTAAACCCGGAGGAGACAAAATAGGACGTCGTAGATTAGATACTCATTTCGTGGGAATCCAAAAATTAGGTGCTCAATTTTCTTATAATGAAGCACGACAAGTATATGAGATTAAAGCCGATCGCTTGAAAGGGACATATATGCTTTTAGAGGAAGCATCCGTGACCGGTACGGCTAATATTTTAATGGCCTCTGTTCTGGCAGAAGGAAAGACCACTATTTATAATGCAGCTTGCGAACCTTATTTACAACAATTATCTGCTATGCTGATTGAAATGGGAGCTCGAATTACCGGAGTCGGTTCCAATTTGCTTACCATCGAGGGAGTTTCTTCGTTAAAAGGATGTACACATACTATTTTGCCGGATATGATTGAAGTGGGGAGTTTTATCGGAATGGCTGCAATGACAGGTTCTGATATTACGATTAAGAATGTTTCTTATGATAAGTTGGGAATTATACCGGAGTCTTTTCGTCGGTTAGGCATTACCGTGGAACAACGAGAGGATGATATACATGTGCCTACACACGATTCTTATGAAATAGATACTTTTATAGACGGTTCGATTATGACGATTGCCGATGCACCTTGGCCGGGACTGACTCCTGACTTGTTGAGTGTTTTTCTGGTGGTGGCTACTCAAGCCGTCGGGAGTGTCTTGATACATCAAAAAATGTTTGAAAGCCGCTTATTTTTTGTCGATAAGTTAATCGATATGGGAGCCCAAATTATTCTTTGTGACCCACATCGTGCCACAGTAATAGGATTAGGAAATCGTTTTAAGTTGCGTGGCTCCAATTTGGTTTCGCCGGATATCCGTGCCGGAATAGCTTTATTAATTGCTGCGATGAGTGCGGAAGGTACGAGCCGTATTCATAATATAGACCAGATAGACCGTGGATATCAAAATATAGATAAACGCCTGAATAGTATCGGTGCCCGTATTACCAGATTATAA
- a CDS encoding M23 family metallopeptidase, producing the protein MAKKKHIKSFWHRIRFKYKLSFFNENTLEEVWSFRLSQLSAFVVLAVFAFMIIALTALIIVTTPIRNYLPGYLDVEVRKEMMQNALRADSLERTLSIQTLYLDNIRGILTGETSIDSIRSIDSLARVEPDFNIPRSKEEDQFVKNFEEEEKYNLTVLNPDHVPTDGVFFYKPVKGMVSSKYEAEKRHFGVDLVTGPKESVLSTLDGTVVFAGFDPNYGNVIQVQHKNGFLSIYKHNELLLKEVGDHVTAGEAIALVGNTGKLSTGPHLHFELWYKGNPVNPEDYIAF; encoded by the coding sequence ATGGCAAAAAAGAAACATATAAAATCTTTCTGGCATCGGATACGGTTTAAATATAAGCTTTCTTTCTTTAATGAGAATACATTAGAGGAGGTCTGGTCTTTTCGTTTATCACAACTTTCTGCTTTTGTCGTATTAGCTGTCTTTGCATTTATGATCATAGCGTTGACCGCTCTTATTATTGTTACGACTCCTATACGAAATTATCTTCCGGGTTATTTGGATGTGGAAGTAAGGAAAGAGATGATGCAAAATGCTTTGCGGGCAGATTCGTTAGAACGGACTCTTTCTATCCAAACTTTATATTTGGATAATATCCGAGGAATTTTAACAGGGGAAACCTCTATCGATTCTATTCGTTCTATTGATTCGCTAGCCAGGGTAGAACCCGATTTTAATATTCCCAGAAGTAAAGAAGAAGATCAATTCGTGAAGAATTTTGAAGAAGAGGAAAAATATAATCTTACCGTATTAAATCCGGATCATGTACCTACGGACGGAGTCTTTTTTTATAAACCCGTTAAAGGGATGGTGTCTTCTAAGTATGAGGCGGAAAAACGTCATTTTGGAGTCGATTTAGTGACAGGCCCGAAGGAAAGTGTCCTTTCTACGTTAGATGGTACGGTTGTATTTGCCGGGTTTGATCCTAATTATGGAAATGTAATCCAAGTGCAACATAAAAACGGATTCCTTTCTATTTATAAGCATAATGAACTTTTATTAAAAGAAGTGGGAGATCATGTAACCGCAGGTGAAGCGATTGCTTTGGTAGGAAATACAGGTAAATTATCTACAGGCCCTCATTTGCATTTTGAATTATGGTATAAGGGGAATCCGGTAAATCCGGAGGATTATATAGCATTTTAA
- the rimM gene encoding ribosome maturation factor RimM (Essential for efficient processing of 16S rRNA), whose product MIKKENVIKIGQFLKPHGIKGEIAMSFTNDIFDRCDSEYIICEIDGILVPFFMEEYRFKNDTTALIKLDGIDTEKDAKEFTNLPVYYPKEYFDQEELENEYEWDYFIGFQVNDKLYGDVGVITAIDETTINVLFQVEKGGKELLIPAVDDFIVDMDHEQKILYVRLPEGLINLDNNGDIF is encoded by the coding sequence ATGATAAAGAAAGAGAATGTTATTAAGATCGGCCAATTTTTAAAACCTCATGGGATTAAAGGTGAAATAGCGATGAGCTTTACAAATGATATATTTGACCGTTGTGATAGCGAATATATTATTTGTGAAATAGATGGTATTTTAGTCCCGTTTTTTATGGAAGAATATCGTTTTAAAAACGATACAACAGCTTTGATTAAATTGGATGGAATAGATACGGAAAAGGATGCTAAGGAATTTACCAACCTTCCCGTTTATTATCCCAAAGAATATTTTGATCAAGAAGAATTGGAAAATGAATATGAATGGGATTATTTTATAGGTTTTCAGGTAAATGATAAATTATATGGTGATGTGGGTGTAATTACGGCAATAGATGAAACAACGATCAATGTTTTGTTCCAGGTAGAAAAAGGGGGAAAAGAGCTTTTGATTCCGGCTGTAGACGACTTTATTGTAGATATGGATCACGAACAAAAAATTTTGTATGTCCGACTTCCGGAAGGATTAATAAACTTGGATAATAATGGGGATATATTTTAA
- the rseP gene encoding RIP metalloprotease RseP has protein sequence METFLIRALQLILSLSILVIVHEFGHFIFARIFKVRVEKFYLFFDPWFSLFKFKPKNSDTEYGIGWLPLGGYCKISGMIDESMDKEQMALPPQPYEFRSKPAGQRLLIMIGGVVFNFLLALFIYSMVLFAWGETYIPLKNMSMGMFYSDTAKEIGYQDGDILISADGVPLERLDESTFRTIAEAHEVTVLRDGQTVRIAMPEDFMQRLMRDKKGLVAYRFPMLVKGFSEVSPAKDAGMQPGDSIVSINGIATPAAVDVSEQLAKNKNKEITVGFSRNGHLQDVTFKTDTLGMMGIFTVPPTEIYQTVTKKYGFFESFPAGIHKGVSTLKGYVNDMKYVFTKEGASNLGGFGTIAGLFPAQFDWELFWERTAFLSVILAFMNILPIPALDGGHVMFLLYEVIARRKPSDKFLEYAQIAGMAVLFALLIYANGNDIFRWLFH, from the coding sequence ATGGAAACTTTTTTAATCAGAGCATTACAGCTCATATTGAGCTTATCAATATTAGTAATAGTGCATGAATTCGGGCATTTTATTTTTGCCCGTATTTTTAAAGTTCGTGTGGAGAAGTTTTATCTTTTCTTTGATCCTTGGTTTTCTTTATTTAAGTTTAAACCTAAAAATAGCGATACGGAATATGGTATCGGATGGCTTCCTTTGGGGGGCTATTGTAAAATATCCGGTATGATTGATGAGTCGATGGATAAAGAACAAATGGCGTTGCCTCCCCAACCCTATGAGTTCCGTTCCAAACCGGCTGGCCAACGTTTATTGATTATGATTGGAGGTGTTGTTTTTAATTTCTTGTTGGCCTTATTTATTTATTCCATGGTTTTGTTTGCCTGGGGGGAAACTTATATCCCGCTTAAGAATATGAGCATGGGTATGTTTTATAGTGATACGGCTAAGGAAATAGGGTATCAGGACGGGGATATTTTGATAAGTGCAGATGGTGTTCCTTTAGAACGTTTAGATGAAAGTACATTTCGTACCATAGCGGAAGCCCATGAAGTAACGGTATTACGTGACGGTCAAACTGTTCGTATTGCTATGCCTGAAGATTTTATGCAAAGATTAATGCGAGATAAAAAAGGATTGGTAGCTTATCGTTTTCCTATGCTAGTAAAAGGTTTTTCGGAAGTCTCTCCCGCTAAAGACGCAGGCATGCAACCCGGCGACAGTATTGTGTCCATTAACGGTATTGCCACCCCTGCAGCTGTAGACGTATCGGAACAGTTGGCAAAAAATAAGAATAAGGAAATTACGGTCGGTTTTTCCCGCAACGGACATTTGCAAGATGTTACTTTCAAGACGGATACGCTAGGAATGATGGGAATATTCACTGTTCCTCCTACTGAAATATATCAGACGGTAACAAAGAAATACGGTTTCTTCGAATCGTTTCCTGCCGGTATTCATAAAGGCGTTAGCACTTTGAAGGGATATGTAAATGATATGAAGTATGTCTTTACGAAAGAAGGCGCTTCTAATTTAGGTGGTTTTGGTACTATTGCCGGCTTGTTTCCTGCCCAGTTTGACTGGGAACTTTTTTGGGAACGAACGGCTTTTCTTTCGGTTATTCTGGCATTTATGAATATTTTGCCTATTCCTGCCCTTGACGGTGGACATGTAATGTTTTTACTTTATGAAGTAATAGCCCGTCGTAAACCGAGTGATAAATTTTTAGAATATGCTCAAATTGCAGGGATGGCAGTATTATTTGCGTTGCTTATTTATGCAAATGGAAATGATATCTTCCGTTGGCTATTTCATTAA
- a CDS encoding IPT/TIG domain-containing protein — translation MKMRKTLCLLFVCVLCYSCNDSGDGESSQAYEPDKPLILESFTPQVGGMATRVILSGENFGNDPSIVKVYFNKKEAPVVGCDNGKILVITPRQPGDECTISVVIDKDSAVFDTKFTYNTMTVVTTVVGQKGTTEFKAGPFSEATFAKPAYLTVDNEYNLFLAHHDKPHCVALISQQNSTVTQLFQVPNKPNAPSTDTSGKMILFPADGDNTYKDTYYEFDPDAQWAPRTRLILHPASDEITEGIQDFNINLFKHSFAVCQYDGMIYLRSNRDGYLVKFDPKTRKGQAVVVNGKKAVCNSSNSDSYLVFDRDIPTRLYVACSGQHCIYYFDIITGETGVYAGKSGQSGWRDGKKEEAQFNSPRQMILDVNNNLVVADQNNHCIRRITPEGMVETVIGIPGKAGYQDGNPEDALFNQPWGLAIDKDYTIYVADYNNQCIRKLTIE, via the coding sequence ATGAAAATGAGGAAGACTTTGTGTTTATTGTTTGTTTGTGTTCTCTGTTATTCATGTAACGATTCAGGTGACGGAGAAAGTAGTCAAGCGTATGAGCCGGATAAGCCGTTAATATTGGAATCTTTTACTCCTCAAGTAGGCGGAATGGCTACACGTGTAATATTATCCGGTGAAAATTTTGGAAATGATCCGTCTATCGTGAAGGTGTATTTTAATAAAAAGGAGGCACCCGTAGTAGGATGCGATAATGGGAAAATACTAGTTATTACTCCTCGCCAGCCGGGTGACGAATGTACTATTTCTGTCGTAATTGATAAGGATTCAGCTGTTTTTGATACGAAATTCACTTATAATACCATGACAGTGGTAACCACTGTGGTGGGTCAGAAAGGAACAACCGAATTTAAAGCCGGCCCTTTTAGTGAAGCCACTTTTGCAAAGCCTGCATATTTGACGGTTGATAACGAGTATAATTTATTCTTGGCGCATCACGATAAACCCCATTGCGTAGCTTTAATCAGCCAGCAGAATAGTACGGTAACCCAGTTGTTTCAGGTTCCTAATAAACCGAATGCACCTTCTACCGACACTTCTGGGAAAATGATTTTGTTTCCGGCCGATGGAGATAATACCTATAAGGATACTTATTATGAATTTGACCCGGATGCACAATGGGCTCCCCGTACACGTCTTATTTTACATCCTGCATCGGATGAAATAACAGAGGGCATCCAAGATTTTAACATAAACCTGTTTAAACATTCTTTCGCTGTTTGCCAATATGACGGAATGATTTATTTACGATCGAACAGAGATGGTTATTTGGTTAAGTTCGATCCGAAGACAAGAAAGGGACAAGCTGTAGTGGTAAACGGGAAGAAAGCAGTATGTAACTCTAGTAATTCTGATTCCTATCTGGTATTTGACCGGGATATTCCTACTAGATTATATGTAGCATGTTCGGGACAACATTGTATTTATTATTTTGACATAATCACAGGAGAAACTGGGGTATATGCCGGAAAATCCGGGCAATCGGGATGGCGAGACGGTAAAAAGGAAGAAGCACAGTTTAACAGTCCGCGACAAATGATCCTGGATGTAAATAACAATCTGGTAGTAGCAGACCAGAATAACCATTGTATCCGGCGAATTACACCGGAAGGAATGGTTGAAACGGTAATTGGTATCCCCGGAAAAGCTGGTTATCAGGATGGAAATCCGGAAGACGCATTATTCAATCAACCCTGGGGACTAGCCATCGATAAGGATTATACAATTTATGTGGCCGATTATAATAATCAATGTATTCGTAAATTAACCATTGAATAA
- a CDS encoding amino acid-binding protein: MLIKQLSIFLENKRGRFTEVAKLLGEAGVNMSAFTVSENSDFGILRLIVSDTEKALEVLRSNLYAVSIAEVVCLHCPNQPGALARAMQIITDAGVFIEYMYAFSQGDAANVILRADNVEKCAEALKANKLELLAASDLYKL; encoded by the coding sequence ATGTTAATTAAACAGTTATCCATTTTCCTGGAAAACAAAAGAGGTCGTTTTACCGAAGTAGCGAAGTTACTGGGTGAAGCAGGAGTGAACATGTCGGCTTTTACCGTATCGGAAAATTCCGATTTTGGTATTTTGCGCCTCATTGTGTCTGATACGGAAAAAGCGCTCGAAGTGCTTCGTTCTAATCTCTATGCTGTAAGTATAGCCGAAGTTGTATGTTTGCATTGCCCTAATCAACCGGGAGCACTTGCCCGGGCAATGCAAATTATTACGGATGCCGGCGTTTTCATTGAATATATGTATGCTTTTTCGCAAGGCGATGCTGCGAATGTAATCCTGCGTGCAGATAATGTGGAAAAATGTGCGGAAGCGTTAAAGGCTAATAAATTAGAGCTTTTAGCAGCCAGTGATTTATATAAGTTGTAA
- a CDS encoding outer membrane protein assembly factor BamD: protein MKKVVFFMMITILLSACGEYNKILKSTDYEVKYTYAKKYFNEKKFSKAATLLEELVTILKGTKDAEESLYLLAQSYYGMKDYQTASQYFNTYYTTYPKGEYAELARFYSGYGLYLDSPDPRLDQAQTYKAIQELQLYMEYYPQSERATEAQNILFELQEKLAYKELLATRLYYNLGNFMGNNYSSCVITAQNALKTYPYSKYREEFMFFIIRSKYEMAVASVEEKLQGRYRDVVDEYYNYINEYPEGKYLKQVQKYFDYANGRITDVY from the coding sequence ATGAAAAAGGTTGTATTTTTTATGATGATAACTATCTTATTGAGTGCATGTGGCGAATACAATAAGATTTTGAAGAGTACGGACTATGAAGTAAAGTATACGTACGCTAAGAAATATTTTAATGAAAAAAAATTCTCTAAAGCGGCTACTTTATTGGAAGAACTCGTTACGATTTTGAAAGGGACCAAAGATGCGGAAGAGTCTTTATATCTTTTAGCTCAAAGTTATTATGGGATGAAAGACTATCAGACGGCTTCTCAGTATTTTAATACCTATTATACAACCTATCCGAAGGGAGAGTATGCAGAGTTGGCTCGGTTTTATTCGGGATACGGCTTGTATTTGGATTCACCGGATCCCCGTTTAGACCAGGCACAAACTTATAAGGCGATTCAGGAGCTACAGTTGTATATGGAATATTATCCGCAAAGCGAACGTGCAACCGAAGCTCAGAATATTTTGTTTGAATTACAGGAGAAGTTAGCCTATAAAGAATTATTGGCTACCAGATTGTATTATAATTTAGGTAATTTTATGGGTAATAATTATTCATCTTGTGTAATTACTGCTCAGAATGCATTGAAGACATATCCTTATTCAAAATATAGGGAAGAATTTATGTTTTTTATCATCCGCTCTAAATATGAGATGGCAGTAGCCAGTGTAGAAGAAAAATTGCAAGGACGTTACCGGGATGTTGTGGATGAGTATTATAATTATATCAATGAGTATCCTGAAGGAAAGTATCTGAAGCAAGTTCAGAAATATTTTGACTATGCTAACGGAAGAATTACAGATGTATATTAA
- a CDS encoding DUF4290 domain-containing protein, with protein sequence MEYNTQAKRLILPEYGRNIQNMVDYCLSIEDREERKKCADSIINVMGSLFPHLRDVNDFKHILWDHLAIMADFKLDIDYPYEIIKKENLHSRPPRLPYDNGRIRYRHYGKTLEKMIRKATEYPDGETKDYLIKLLANHMKKSFLTWNKETVDDRKIFQDLDELSSGKIILDEELHKLTESKDILARKNNKNYVRKAGR encoded by the coding sequence ATGGAATATAATACACAAGCTAAACGTTTGATTTTACCCGAATATGGACGTAATATTCAAAATATGGTAGATTATTGTCTTAGTATAGAAGATCGGGAAGAACGTAAAAAATGTGCGGACTCTATTATAAATGTAATGGGTAGTTTATTTCCTCATTTACGTGATGTAAATGATTTTAAGCACATTTTGTGGGACCATTTAGCTATTATGGCCGATTTTAAATTAGATATCGATTATCCTTATGAGATTATAAAAAAGGAAAATTTGCATAGCCGGCCTCCTCGGTTGCCGTATGACAATGGCAGGATCCGTTATCGTCATTATGGAAAAACCCTGGAAAAGATGATTCGTAAGGCAACTGAATATCCGGATGGTGAGACAAAAGATTATTTAATAAAGTTGCTTGCCAATCACATGAAGAAGTCATTTCTTACGTGGAACAAGGAAACAGTTGATGATCGGAAGATATTCCAAGATCTGGATGAGCTATCAAGTGGTAAGATTATATTAGATGAAGAACTTCACAAGCTTACGGAATCTAAAGATATTCTAGCGAGAAAAAATAATAAAAACTATGTAAGAAAAGCGGGCAGATGA